From the genome of Chlorocebus sabaeus isolate Y175 chromosome 2, mChlSab1.0.hap1, whole genome shotgun sequence, one region includes:
- the LOC103244060 gene encoding small nuclear ribonucleoprotein E has product MAYRGQGQKVQKVMVQPINLIFRYLQNRSRIQVWLYEQVNMRIEGCIIGFDEYMNLVLDDAEEIHSKTKSRKQLGRIMLKGDNITLLQSVSN; this is encoded by the coding sequence ATGGCGTACCGTGGCCAGGGCCAGAAAGTGCAGAAGGTTATGGTGCAGCCCATCAACCTCATCTTCAGATACTTACAAAATAGATCGCGGATTCAGGTGTGGCTCTACGAGCAAGTGAATATGCGGATAGAAGGCTGTATCATTGGTTTTGATGAATATATGAACCTTGTATTAGATGATGCAGAAGAGATTCATTCTAAAACAAAGTCAAGAAAACAACTGGGTCGGATCATGCTGAAAGGAGATAATATTACTCTGCTACAAAGTGTCTCCAACTAG